DNA sequence from the Malus domestica chromosome 06, GDT2T_hap1 genome:
CTCCCACAGAGTCACCGGCTACTTCTACCCCTACATCAAAATCTCCATCCACGAGTTCACCGGCGACCGCCTCAAGCGGAGCGAGGCCTACTCCGCCGTGGAGGCCTACCTCAGCTCCAACACCTCCAAGAGCGCCAAGCGGCTCAAGGCGGAGATGGTGAAGGACAGCAGCAACCTCGTCCTCAGCATGGACGAGTACGAAAGAGTGACGGACGACTTCCGTGGCGTAAAAGTCTGGTGGGTTCTGTCCAAATCCGTGTCCCCCGGCGGGAGATCTATGTCCATGGCTTATTATCCCGAGCAGGAGAAGCGATTTTACAAGCTGACTTTTCACAAAAAGTACCGGGACATAATCACGGCGGACTATTTAAACCATGTCGTTAATGAAGGGAAGGAGATCCGGGTTAGAAATCGGCAGAGGAAGCTGTACACAAATAGTCCGGGGTACAAATGGCCGAGCTACAAGCAGACGATGTGGAGCCACATTGTGTTCGAACACCCGGCAACGTTCGAGACAATGGCGTTGGATCCGGATAAGAAGAAGGAGATCATCGAAGATCTGGTGACTTTCAGCAAAAGCAAGGACTTTTATGCAAGAATTGGTAAAGCTTGGAAGAGGGGTTACTTGCTGTACGGTCCTCCGGGGACCGGGAAGTCCACGATGATCGCCGCGATGGCGAATCTGTTGGGGTACGATATTTATGACTTGGAGCTCACGGCGGTGAAGGACAATACGGAGCTGAGGAAGCTATTGATTGAGACGACTAGTAAGAGTATTATTGTGATTGAGGACATCGATTGTTCGCTTGATTTGACAgggcagaggaagaagaggggGGCGGCGGAGAAGGGTTTTCCGGAGGAGGAGGTGAAGGGTGGCGGAGCCGGGAAGGAGCGGGTTAAGGAGGCGAAAGAGGAAGGGTACGGCGGCAGCAAGGTGACGCTTTCGGGGCTGTTGAACTTCATTGATGGGTTATGGTCTGCATGCGGAGGTGAGAGGGTGGTTGTTTTTACTACTAATTATGTTGAGAAGCTTGATCCTGCATTGATTCGGAGGGGTAGAATGGACAAACACATTGAGCTTTCTTACTGTACTTTtgatgggtttagggttttggccAAGAACTACTTGAGGATTGAGAGGCATGAGATGTTTGAGGAGATAGAAAAGCTGATGGGAGTGACGAAAATGACCCCGGCCGACGTTGCTGAGAATCTCATGCCAAAATCACCAAATGATGATCCGGAGAAATGTCTTTTGAATTTCATCCAAGCTCTTGAGGAAGCGATGGAGGAAGGTGCAAAGAAAAAAGATGAAGAGATCAAAGAGGTTGATACAAGCAAGGCAGAGGTGGCGGCGGAGGAGGCGGAGGAGGGAGGAGGAAACAAagaggttgaaagcaagagcgTTTTGGTTGCCGACGAAATTAGGGCAACTTGGGCAAGTGGGTGATTATTTGGGGGTTTTTGAGTTTAATATGTCAACTAAGATTAAAGTTCTTTTGGttaacaataatataaattttagTGCTCGAACACGTTTTGACTCCTATTGGTATGAATTTACAAGTATATGTATGTAGCAAAACACTACACTTGTCGATGGGTTTATCATTGGTTTGGTTATTGTTCAAGTGTGCGATTCAAATTCACAGTCAATGTTCGGAAAATTACGAGCAAACTGTGATTCTTAATCGGTTATGTATGTAAagttgtattaatttttttttatataaaatgtatGTGAAGTTGTACGAGATCCATCACGAGACCTATTTTTGTTGCATTTTCCTTCACCATAAGCTTTTTAGAGTTCATACCAAATTTTCCGGAAGCATTCTAGCTACGATTTGTACGCAACTtgtattttcattaaagttgAAAGACTTTCGTAAAATGAGATGATAATTAGACGATGTTTCAAGTTGATCAcgcacaattaaattaaaaaaaattagattcaTGACAATGAATACTACCACTCTAATTTTTCTTCAATAGTCAGTAGTACGAAAATGAATGGATATAATCGAATTGAGAATATAAAATTTTTGCTTACTTACCAATCTAATGGATATAAAACCGAACTATCCAATAATCCGAACTATTGAAGACTCAGCTTGATGTCGGAAGAGTGAGCTAGTTTTAGTACCAAAGGCATAATGAATGGCCTTAGGTGAAAGGACAAAAGGCCACGTGAGTTATGTGGAGTTGGTCCCATGGTGGTTGATGATCGTTACTCTTTGGATTTTCTTGTTTCACTTTCATACTTCGAAAGAAAGTGAACTGAAAACTCATCCATTTCGAAAGATACTAAGCAACTTTACGCAGTGGCCACGCAATTACACCACTTTCTCTCGCAGTACTCATCCACTCCACACTAAACTAAAATCTTATTTTTATAAAACGACTTATACAGCCCGAACACATTGTTATTGTGACATTTTGTATTAATAATGCAACAATCTAAGTCGTTTTCCAATCTCACTGACTTGCTGAGTCACAAAAGTTTAGTCCAATCCATCACATGGATGAAGGCAATCGGAGCCCACTACCGAGAgggattttttagtgtaaaaaatacGGTTCGATACACAAGGATTATAACACTAGACTTTTGCCTCCAGAATATCATTTTTGTTGTTTGTGGATGGTGCTTTTATATTTTCCTGATATTAAATAGTGATGGGTGATAGGGCATAGGACAGCTTTTGACATGAAAATAGTAAGCCTAATTATTTAATGTGTGACATGATGAATATTTTCTTTACCATTATTGGAAATTAGGAACAGAGGATTCAAAGAATGAGCTGGCTTTTGCTTTTGGCTTATGGATTTTTGGAAAAAAGTTCCTTTTGAGATCTCTTCCTAAACGACCGGATCCAATGATCCAaactttttaaatttcattCAACGGCAAAAAATTATCATAATTTTTAAGGAGTTAAAATAGGTAGACTGTTGAATAAAATATGAAAGATCCGGATCAACACTTGATCCGGAAACCATAGTGGAAGAGGTCCAAAGAGGGTCTCTTTCCATGTATTTTGGCTTCTGCCTTAATTCGATTTCGATCCTTCTTTTGATGTTCAATCTCCTGTTCTTTTTTTTGAACGATTCTTAGAAAAagacattttcttttcttgcacaTGGGTTAGGTTGGTTCGTCGAGACAATCGATCTACCCTATTACTTCAGAGTTTGATCTTTtcgtaaattaaaataattagaaTATCGCCTTATCAGAAAAGAAAGAATCTACCTTCATTTATTACGTCTAAACATTAATCAAACCTTATTACGGCGATAATTTCTCTAAACTCACTATTTGTATCCCTAAACTAAACCACACCATAGAACAAAATCTATGTTCCAAATGCACCATCAAATATAGCTCCATTCATAAACTCAAGTGCGGGAGCCCGGCGTGCAGCATAATGCACACCCGGCTCCCTAAAAGGACTCCGAAAATGTCACCATGCTATCGACGGCTTGAAACTGTACCGAGAAAAAGCTAAGAAATCTAAAATTTCCGGTAAATGAAATGACAAAGAAGAAATAAGCCAATCTGAGTACAAGATAAGAGCAGTTACCTTCTAAGGGAGGGAGGATGGTTCCATTACAACACAGCCAACCCTAATATGCTCTCGAACTCGCACGGCGAATCATTATATCATCAAGGGATACATGAGCACGAGAGAGAATAATAGTACTAAAACTACAAGGGCTTTCGACTTTTAACATCTCAGGCCAAATCTTTCAGTTACAGTATTACCTGAGGGTTATTGTACATTGATCGGATGAACTAAGCAACTCCCAAACAACTTCCATTCACCGGTCCTAGCTCCATAGGTTTCCTTGGACTTTGACATACTAAAAAATGACTAACTAATCTACATACCTCTCTGCATCATGCCGCTACCCTGTTGCAAATCTCGAACCAAGGTTGTTGCTGCTTAAATACGCCTAGGAGAACTCTGGCCGCAACTTTCTCCATGGGCATAGCGCacaaaatttatgaattttacAATCGTACACTGGGGCTTCCTAGCGAAACACACCTGTGCTATCCTGCAGAGGAGGAAGCCTCACATCACAAATCATCCGCATCATCTTTCATTAATGTGTTTGGACCGTCATCAAAACCTGAACCAGGGGCTAGCTCGTTGAGGTCGAGGAAACGTCTTTTTTGTACACCTTCGACTTCCTCTTTCCCTGGGCTATTTGGTTTTTCAGGTGGCTGGTTTTGCTCTTTCTCAACTGTTGTCTCGGGATAATTTTCAACAGCCTGATCAACTTTCATTTCTTGGTCCTCAATATTACCATCTGATTCTTGACTTTCCATTGAATAATCCCCGTTCTCACTGGCATCATAATGTTCATCTGATGCATTTGATTTCTCAGGTTTCATAGGTTCTGGTTCTGACTCTGAGAACTCATATTGTCGATAATCAATACGATTTCTGGTGGCCCTCTTACTGCGTCTCAGACCTGACTGGAGTTCATCAACCGATCTCAATTTAGCTTCCCTCCTAGTACGGCCTGGCAACTTCTTCAATTTTCGGGGTTCTTCACTATCCTCGCTGGCACTAGCGGAATCTTCcatttcctcttcttcctcttcttcagcattttcttcctcaaaatGATACTCCTCATCTCCTTCGGAACTACTAGAAaactttcttctctctttacGTTTCTTTAAGTATTCCTCATCATATATAGCCTCACCAACtatatcatcatcactgtcaaagTCTGCGTCATTATCTGAAACTGCTTCAACAAATTCTTTCGCAGAATACCGTTGGGGCCTCTGTCTTCGCCGATTACTAcatgcaacaaataaaaatcagTCTACAAAAGCAGTTCAAGGATTTAAAGAATACTGAAGGCAAACatttaaataagaaaaagaagaaaattactCACCTTCGATCCAATTGTTCAGATTTGTTATCTTCTTcgtcatcatcgtcatcatcataaTCAGGTGATTTAGGCGATGCAGCACTAAATCCCACATGTTCATAGGAATTTGTAGCAGCACTCCATTTACCATTACTAGAAGCTTCAGGCCTCCCAACAACCTCTCGTTTCTGTAAAGGATCTGGAGATGGCTGCTTCTTTCTGACACAGAAGAACAATACAAATAAGTCAAAAGGACTATATTGGTATGAAAAaacatgtgtatgtgtgtgtgtgaaaaagagagagagagagagagagagaagtatgAAATCCATACTTGGTTACTTTGATTGCCTCATTGATGGACCGGTCATAATCATCTGCAAAATTATTTGACACAACAATCAGATTCCATATATATCCATCGACACATGGGGATAATAACAGTAAGTATTAACATCCTGCCCTGACATGGCCATCCTCCACTTCCCAGAGTTACAATTAACTCCAGAGCATTTAGGTAAAGCTCAGATATttcctccaaaaaaaaaaaaaaaactcagatATAAAATTCAAGGGACATTTCTCAAGAGTAACCAAGGGATCTTGCTCAAGGAATCCATTAGGATTTCGTATTACTAGACCACTACCGCATTAATCTGACCAATTGATCTTAATCCAGAAAACACAACCACCATAAGATGAAGCCTCACCAAAGGCCACatttctattattattatttgaaacAATCACCTGCATCTAGTTATTGtgttaatattatattttaaacaATAACCTGCATCAAGTTATTCAACATGCAACAGAATGACCCCCAAGATCTCAATGGTTAAATCCTCTACTGTGGCTAGTACAAGAATCACTAGGGCTTTTAACCAGAGCAACTGTTATCCAGAGAACAAAAACAAAGTGTAGAAGTTTGTTTCCTTACCAAACGTGTAGGTTACAGGTTTTCTGTCACGAAGAGAGCGCCCTGGACCAAGCCCATCCACGGTCAAAAAATTATCAAGGAGGAGAGCTTGTCTGTGTTGCTTCTTTAGCAACCTCTCTTTCCTCTGTGCAAATAAAAGTACAAGAGATAAAATTCTTGCTACAGAAAAAGGCTAATTCTCTCAGCAGATATATGAaaattattcttcaaccacataCAAGACAAATTAACCCAACAAGGTTAAAATGTTGGTCAACTATCACTATTGCATACCTTGTGAACCTTCTCAATCTCTGCAAGCATGTCTCCTTTCAACTTCTTTCCTAGAGAAGCCTCCGTTCTATTCTTACTCGAGAAAAGTTTCTCCTGCAACAgcaaatgcttttaaatttgGAGCAGCaaaaaattcatccaaagtAATAATAATGCACTTTTCTACAATAAGTTATCTCCCATATACAGGAGATGGGATCTGATAAATCTAATGCTATTTCCTAATCATTAATTGTTTCAATATATGTGCATATGCATCCATTTCCTCAACAGTATTGGTTTCAGAGGCTCCGGatccaaaaaaatatttgaatagGAAAACTAACTCAAACGTCAACCCTAAAAGTTTTGCAAGGCAATACTAATACAGAGCACAATAACACAACAATATGGGCAGAGAACTTTATTATCTTACAGAAACATCTTGGAATTCATCGAAATTGGTTGCGACTGTTTCCCACTGATATGATGCACTGGGAAGGACATTGGAACCTTTTCCCTTCACTTTCTTCATATCAACCTTCCTTATCTCCCGATATAACCGATAACCAATTATTGGATCATCTTCATACCTGCAGCATCCACAAACACCCAGTAAATAAGCACTCAAACACAACAGTGCAATTTACATTTTACCCATAAACCCTCCACAATGGAAAGCATAGTTGATGTAACATTTACTATGAACCAAACAAAGGTAAGCTAAAATGGATATGATAAGAAACTTCATTATATTACCAGTAAGAGATTCCTTGTGAATCACCTCCAATACGTTCTTTGCGAAATGCTGAAAGTTGAACTCCATGCTTCAGTGAGTTGTCAATATAGTTCCGAATATCTTCTTGCTACAATACATCACTCAGATTTAGTCCTTCTGGTAAACTAACAGAAGCATAGACATATGATCCGGGAAGTAGGTAATACCAAATCAATTTTCTAGTTCTAAAAACATGATTTCCAAGTCATACATTCTAAGACCcaattctgaaaagaaaaaagggggagagagagggggagagagagggagggacggagggagggaggggagagagagagagagagagagaatgcatTGCGTCTCCAACAGATTTTCCATTTCAATTTAAAGAATGGTTAATATTTAGAGTTTGGACATACAGACTATCATATTGCTTAGGCAATGGACCAAAAGGTTACTAATAACATTCAATGGATTCTAACATTAAGTTTTACAGAAAATAAATGCTTAGTTTAAATCGATTAACGATAACAATACCTCAACACGAATATCACAAAGTGCTTTCAAGATGACCACACGGACCCCAGGATCAAGTGTTTTATATGCCTCAATCTCCGCCCTATCAAAGTAGCATGATGTGACATgttataaatgaaaacaaaTTCATACGCTAGAGTAAACAAATACACATGATTGCTCACCCATGTGAAACAACAATGGGTAGATCCCCCTCTGCAACCTGCAATAGACATCCAAATTAGTTAATATGATTCCGCAGAATTACAAAACAAGTTGGCTCTAGCCCAAATATTGCCAACAACTAATTATACGAGTACAATTACCCAATGCCACCAGTCTCTCAGCTTTCTGCATAAAACAGTGACCCAAGTATCACGTGTAAGTGCCATTCGCGTAATAGGAGGAATTGCCTGTAGAATAAACCAATTAAAATTCAGGGGCAATCCAGTAACAGTTGCATTGACAAACTAACAACATAACATTAATTTCCCAGAAGCATGAGCATTCCATCGGTCATATAAGATTAAAATTACAAGGAGACATTTTATAATCCATTCACTAGAATATGACTTAAAACATCCACATTTATGCAGTAAAATGGAAAAACTTAAAATTCCGGACTTACAAGGATTTTGAaacatgaaaatgacaaaagaaacaaattaaAGCTTTAGAAATATCACAAGGGATCCTTCCTTTTCCAGAGTATTGACATGTTCTAGTTCTAAAAAGTTCAATTAAATTAGGAACAGTTAGTTGACAATGAGAACCATGACAGAAATAGCAGTGGCTATGCACTGGTGTGAGTTAGCAATTAGATTCACGTAAACAGAGCAAAACCGATGAGAGAATTAAAGAAGGCATGATTAACAAAGAATTAATAGCAAAGATGGTGCTAGATGAGAGAAGTAAAAGGATTCACATAATCGACTCCATTCTATTGGGGTAATGGCTTTGATTGATTTAATTGACTTGTCAAACCACACTGGTCTTTGGAAGAGGCTTGGCTACAATATTAGTCCTCACATAGGACATGTCTTCTGCAGAAATTTCGACAAGATTCCACTCAAAGATCATGTCTCAAAAGCCAACAAAAAGACAAAAAGAtaaattattccaaattatatgATATGACACAGGTATTTCGCATTGCTGCAAACCAATCCAATTGCACCATAAATGTGTTGCAAGTGCCCAATAAAAACCTCCAAACTCTTCTTTTACATCTATTTCTTGAACTTTAAAAGGTGTTTGCAAACACAAGGGCTCAAGTATTGAAGCCATTTTGCGCCAGGGTTCTTCAGACCACAGATTGTGGTCATTAACATATGGAAAACCATCCCTCCGGAAAGAAGCTGTTTTCATTCCTATCTGCATTTTAAAGGGAACCTAATGGACTGCTACCGGATTTACCCGGAGGAATGCTTCCGAACTTTAAgcaataaaacataaaaagttaCAAGCTTTATACCAAATATGAACTAATGAAAACTAACAATGCACAAAGTTGTAGATGTTTTCGAATAACCTTCAACAATGGAATGTGAATGTCACTCAAAGTATCGTTGGGTGTGATCAAAGCCGTCTCCAACTCCTCCGCCGAGAACTCATCCGAAATATTCAGCAGCGGCCGATAAACCTGAGAAATACAGAACAGAATGGAAAACACATAAGCCCTAAAACACCATGAAaccacaaaaccctaaaaaggaaaaaatcgaAGCTTTCGAGAGCTTACGTGCAAGAAATTGAGTACGGAAGCCAATTCCCACATGGAGCGGAGGGTCCAGCGAGGCAATAGCGAGGGCGGGGGAGGTTCCACCAGCGGTGTCACAATCTTGCTGGCGCTGCTGCATTGCGGCGACGACCGCTCGTCATctctctgctgctgctgctgttccTTTTTGCTGACGGCTCGCCGTTTCTCGGCGGGGTGGTTCTGCTGCTGCTGGAACTGCTGCTGTATCCGAGCGGCGGCGCGTATGGTGCAGGCGCGGGAGGGGCGGTTGCTCCTGGATAAGGGTGGCGTGGGGGCCGGGGCCGATGCCTTGTTGTCGTTCTGAGGGGGTTGTTCTTGCTGCTGGGGCTCCGGCGAGGATCGGACGGCTGGGATCGGAGGAAGTGCAGATTCCAGAGACATGGTTTTTGGGGAGATCGAGCAGAGAAAGAGGGTTTAGTATGAGATTACATGCAGGGGATCAGCAACATTGGGGGTTAGGGTTTGTGGGTTAATTTCGTTTTTGGAATTTTAGAGTGAGAAACacagaggagagaggagagagaagaagggcacggaggagggggagggacCAAAAGCTCCAAACCACCTTTCACATATCACTCTgggtttattattttttgagttAATTGGGAGTAgcttcattcaattttttatccttttaaattataaatttgtgaatattaattttgaatttattataATATAGAGTCATGGTCGTTTTGATTAATTTCATTAgaacattttttttatctaaaatattttttctgaaaaaaatctaaaataaaaattttagacGGATAAAAAATGGACAAAAGTTCTAACGGAACCATTGCTCCATATTATAGTAAGTTTATGAATTAATACTCACAGATTTTTAGTATAAGGATCAAAGTTCAAATTTGACTAAAATTTAAGAACAATTGCTCTAATTTTCTCGTTGGTATTGACATTAATactatttttgggaaaattgattaattaattaatttaaaatatttgtgcTTAGTCCgagaaggaaaaagagaagGAGATTATATAAAGTGAATAACATTACACAAATTGAACTCAATTTAGGAAATTAAGAATAAATGCGAATTTAGTTAGTTGGCGGCACAAAATATATCCGTCTCTTTAGTTTACActcttgtttcatttttttttttattatttgatttagtttagAATAAAAGTAACACTTCatcaaaaatatattttgattaTTGTGTAACGGTTTTTCTAGTAGAATTTGTGTAATtggcataaaaataaaaaataaaatccatatttaaggtaaaaGAATAAAGTAATGTGATAATCCATCAGTCATTCAACTGCGGACCTTTACCCTTTCCTAtatttacattattttatttatttgtgttttttattttcttttattttcaattatcCTTTTCTACTTTTTTTAGTATAAGAAATAGATAAAGGAACGTCAAAGCAGAGATGAACAATTTAagtgaatatatatattataaattaattattatgaagattaaaattaaattacacaCTAAATTATTATTAGGATAATAATTAAGTGTTCACTACTAAGTATTCTATACACTAACTTTCTGATTTAGTCAAACTAAAAAATATTACGGTTCTATTTTTTAAAGTCCAAAAATATAAATGATATGgtcattattttaaaaaaagctaAGCTTCTTTTCCTCTAATTTTTGTGCACAATTGTTTCTTTTACTTCATTATTAATCATAATTAATATACTTCAATCAATTTCATCACATATTAACACAAACCATTCCCTTAAATGTCAAagccaattttcttttgtttgtttttatttcctttCCACAAGAAACACTATCAATATGAGCAATTTTTTAGTGCACTTGGAACACCGTCAAGTAGTATTACTATTTGAGGATGGGGGCCTAGTTGCAGTGGCACTAGAGCCAAAGAAACTCCCACCTCACCCAAGTTCGATTCCCCCCACCCCCAAGCTTAactaatgacaaaaaaaaaagtagtgttactatttaaccaaatttttgatacatatatttgtttattttaatatatgctAGAAATAGTACTTATAAATCCCGTCGTCCACCCATTGTATAACACATAAAATTCTACACCAGGTCGCAAATGTTTCCGgtacatataaaaaattctCAAGAAATAAAATCTCCCCCTTTAACACTCAAAACATATAATTACAAAGAAAAGTTCCAAACACATTGATACAAAAGCCTAGAAAATGCTAGACAAAACTGAGGAGAAGCAACACTAGAGAAGAAAACAAGAGCACTGCATTCTTAGATGGGTGACTTAACCACGAAGCATGAGATTTAGGCAAACCAGTAGGACCTGGGGTTGCACCAGCAGTCGCATTCTCCTTTGAGCATGTGTAACGACACCGACTAGGCCGAACAACTCTGTAAACGCCGCTGCTGGCTAGAACGAACATGTCCTTGCGGTTGTCCTCCCCGAACGAGAAAATGTAGCCTAGAGCCGGAAGACTACTGTCCGGGACAGCGCTGCAAGCTATCGGAGAGTCACTTGCGCAGCTGAAAGGGATTTTGCTCGAGCTAAAGTTTCCGCTGTTTTCTGGATCTTCGGAGCCTGCCCATATTGCACCAGCGTACAAATCGCCATACAAATACCTGAAAAACAACCTCATCAAGATCAGTACTTCAATAGTACTAGTGCAAAAATGTGCCGTCAAGAAAATGCTTCAGTTCTCTTAGCTAGGCCAGTTTTCGAGataacttttaattatttttgaagAATGATGATCAGTTACCTTCCATACGTGCACGGATCAGTCTCAGACCGATAGATATAGCCCCCGGTTATGGATGCCGAACCTTCTTTCTTGTTCACTTCAGAATGGTTGTACCCCATGACGGGAAAAATTACGTCTGTAGGTTTTGTGGATGTGTTTCCAGCAAGTGACTTCGGAGGAGTGTAAGTGTATGGGCCTTCATAAAAACGCCAGCCATAGTTTCCACCCTTGGTGATCACATCCACCTCTTCATATAGATCCTGTTAGGTGAACAAATCAGTGTCAGAGGATGTAATTTTTAAGGGGAAGAAAACTCTTTGTAGTTCTCTTCAGTTCATGTCAGAAACAGAAAATTTCGAAGACTTGGGATCTTCTGGCAGACAGAAATTGCTTGTAAAAACTTAGAGATGAAAGATTTATTCTATACCTGCCCAACATCTGCGCATATAAAGTAGGAAGGATTTTCTGCATCAAAACTGCAGCGCCACGGATTTCTTAGTCCTAGAGCCCAAATTTCCGGCCTCAGTGCTGGATCTTCGGTGAATGGATTGTCTTTGGGGATGGAGTAGTTTCCCCACAGACCAAGTTTATCCATTTCTGCAGCACCTGAAAATACATTGCAAGGTTATCAAATGTGCAATAGGAAGCAGATTGGTTTTGGTAGCAGAAATGCTGGTACTTACTTGGTACATTATCAACGTCGAGCCTCATAATCTTTCCAAGCAAAGATTTCTTGTTTTGAGAGAAATTGTATGGATCGCCTACACCGCCACCATCTCCCATCATGAAGTATAAGTACCCATCTTCCGGTCCAAAGAGTATCTGTCCTGCATGATGAGCTGTGAAAGGAAGGCCCATGGTAAATATCCTCCTTACTTCCGTTGGTCTAGCGCTCGTTGCCTGGCAGAAGGATTCATTGGGAGGAACTTTGCGGtcagttttcatgaaaaaaaggcACAACAGGAAGTATGAAAACTTAAAGCAATGAGCAAGTTAAAGTAACCGAAAATTGACAGAAGAGAGTATGTAGTGGTGTACCAAGGAAGGCTGGGATGCAGTACCATTAGCAGTATATTCTGCTACAACACTTTGGTACTGGCACGGCTGAGCACCATTATCGGAACCTAGCTTTGAAGGATCACAATCAACATCTGAATTGCATGAACATCGTCCAGTGCATCCAGGCCACTTAACCTTGTCACAGTTGAACGAAGCAAAAAACCGACCATTTTGCGCGAAATTGGGATGGAACGCCATCCCCATCATTCCAAATTCAGTATCGAAATGAACCTCATCGGTTAGATCAACAAAGGGACTCGACTCATCAAGCCCCATTACCCCTCCTGATCCATCTTCAGGAATTGTTGCCAGCCAAATTTTGCCTTCCTGGGTCGAGAAAAACGCGCGGTTGGAGCCATCCGGATGAGCAACCATGTTGAGGTAAGATCCatttccaattttctcaagGCACA
Encoded proteins:
- the LOC103438154 gene encoding DDT domain-containing protein DDR4-like → MSLESALPPIPAVRSSPEPQQQEQPPQNDNKASAPAPTPPLSRSNRPSRACTIRAAARIQQQFQQQQNHPAEKRRAVSKKEQQQQQRDDERSSPQCSSASKIVTPLVEPPPPSLLPRWTLRSMWELASVLNFLHVYRPLLNISDEFSAEELETALITPNDTLSDIHIPLLKAIPPITRMALTRDTWVTVLCRKLRDWWHWVAEGDLPIVVSHGAEIEAYKTLDPGVRVVILKALCDIRVEQEDIRNYIDNSLKHGVQLSAFRKERIGGDSQGISYWYEDDPIIGYRLYREIRKVDMKKVKGKGSNVLPSASYQWETVATNFDEFQDVSEKLFSSKNRTEASLGKKLKGDMLAEIEKVHKRKERLLKKQHRQALLLDNFLTVDGLGPGRSLRDRKPVTYTFDDYDRSINEAIKVTKKKQPSPDPLQKREVVGRPEASSNGKWSAATNSYEHVGFSAASPKSPDYDDDDDDEEDNKSEQLDRSNRRRQRPQRYSAKEFVEAVSDNDADFDSDDDIVGEAIYDEEYLKKRKERRKFSSSSEGDEEYHFEEENAEEEEEEEMEDSASASEDSEEPRKLKKLPGRTRREAKLRSVDELQSGLRRSKRATRNRIDYRQYEFSESEPEPMKPEKSNASDEHYDASENGDYSMESQESDGNIEDQEMKVDQAVENYPETTVEKEQNQPPEKPNSPGKEEVEGVQKRRFLDLNELAPGSGFDDGPNTLMKDDADDL
- the LOC103420327 gene encoding HIPL1 protein-like, with amino-acid sequence MGRVLAIGLLLCSLLLLFNPSTSHPLCIDSRAPSTLSVPLKFCPYNETACCNSTEDSQIQKQFQTMNISNSGCASLLKSVLCARCDPFSGELFTVDPVIRPVPVLCNSTVSSNSSQSKAAVTDFCSTVWDTCQNVSILNSPFNPSLQGGPPAKTNASELTKLWQSKSAFCSAFGGASSDESVCFNGEPVTLNDSGIPIPPHGLCLEKIGNGSYLNMVAHPDGSNRAFFSTQEGKIWLATIPEDGSGGVMGLDESSPFVDLTDEVHFDTEFGMMGMAFHPNFAQNGRFFASFNCDKVKWPGCTGRCSCNSDVDCDPSKLGSDNGAQPCQYQSVVAEYTANGTASQPSLATSARPTEVRRIFTMGLPFTAHHAGQILFGPEDGYLYFMMGDGGGVGDPYNFSQNKKSLLGKIMRLDVDNVPSAAEMDKLGLWGNYSIPKDNPFTEDPALRPEIWALGLRNPWRCSFDAENPSYFICADVGQDLYEEVDVITKGGNYGWRFYEGPYTYTPPKSLAGNTSTKPTDVIFPVMGYNHSEVNKKEGSASITGGYIYRSETDPCTYGRYLYGDLYAGAIWAGSEDPENSGNFSSSKIPFSCASDSPIACSAVPDSSLPALGYIFSFGEDNRKDMFVLASSGVYRVVRPSRCRYTCSKENATAGATPGPTGLPKSHASWLSHPSKNAVLLFSSLVLLLLSFV
- the LOC108173509 gene encoding AAA-ATPase At3g28580-like; amino-acid sequence: MLPPTMMSQQMLATMGSTLASFMFIWAIIRQYCPYELRRFLERYSHRVTGYFYPYIKISIHEFTGDRLKRSEAYSAVEAYLSSNTSKSAKRLKAEMVKDSSNLVLSMDEYERVTDDFRGVKVWWVLSKSVSPGGRSMSMAYYPEQEKRFYKLTFHKKYRDIITADYLNHVVNEGKEIRVRNRQRKLYTNSPGYKWPSYKQTMWSHIVFEHPATFETMALDPDKKKEIIEDLVTFSKSKDFYARIGKAWKRGYLLYGPPGTGKSTMIAAMANLLGYDIYDLELTAVKDNTELRKLLIETTSKSIIVIEDIDCSLDLTGQRKKRGAAEKGFPEEEVKGGGAGKERVKEAKEEGYGGSKVTLSGLLNFIDGLWSACGGERVVVFTTNYVEKLDPALIRRGRMDKHIELSYCTFDGFRVLAKNYLRIERHEMFEEIEKLMGVTKMTPADVAENLMPKSPNDDPEKCLLNFIQALEEAMEEGAKKKDEEIKEVDTSKAEVAAEEAEEGGGNKEVESKSVLVADEIRATWASG